The following are encoded in a window of Bacillus xiapuensis genomic DNA:
- a CDS encoding transporter substrate-binding domain-containing protein has protein sequence MNRRAGFICFIICFFLLAFNAPISVSADIVGHSRLAKERPVKKVYRLAGEKQFAPFSYVDSDGEFTGFSVELFEYIAAEEGIAFEYIPMELYQATRALQEGKVDAIIGMKYSAEQSKRFVFSEPYFPMEDAIVIPKSRTNEVKSLADLSGKTIAMQEDSVAMDVLSNVRRSEFQLALNQSEALQFLFMERADAFFSNKWTAEYYLKQAGKEEDYVILDHLGLPAEFAAAVKPENREFLSLVNRSLERMKTNGRYQTLYEKWFSPAPDKRLEELKNWVLFLLVISGLSSSFLILAYLWNKRLKKEVHRRTSALAEANEKLEVQRRAVSEANAFKTQIINHMYYGIVTFNEALQLTSLNERAKEMLGLTEEEAKAVTTITQHPLIRRIYHLYEEQANDNRQLFSKEIEIKQNGQNRLILFRLIPLDKEKGQKNGYLLTLADRSEAKMLEEKLATQEKMRALGQLVAGVAHEIRNPLTSMKVFVDLLPRKYEDPAFREELLKHVPEALYRMNRIVEHLLDYARPKSPRKKLFDVQPFIQSLEAIIQPTLRKQGVHLITEIEQGMKLYSDPDQLKQVMLNLMLNALDAMEASREKVLSIQAKRQGKQGVIQVTDTGCGMDNAEIPQILEPFYTTKSHGVGLGLTLCYQWMKENNGEMNIESQKGCGTIFTLMLPADKEGVM, from the coding sequence ATGAACAGGCGGGCCGGCTTCATTTGTTTCATCATTTGTTTCTTTCTGCTTGCATTCAATGCGCCCATCTCTGTTTCCGCTGACATTGTAGGTCATTCCCGGCTCGCTAAGGAGCGCCCAGTGAAAAAAGTGTACCGACTGGCCGGTGAAAAGCAGTTTGCCCCTTTTTCCTATGTGGACTCAGACGGTGAATTCACTGGATTTAGTGTGGAGCTGTTTGAATATATAGCGGCTGAAGAGGGAATAGCGTTTGAATATATTCCGATGGAGCTGTACCAGGCCACCCGCGCGCTTCAAGAGGGGAAGGTAGATGCGATTATAGGGATGAAATATTCAGCAGAGCAGAGCAAGCGTTTCGTTTTCTCTGAGCCTTATTTCCCGATGGAAGATGCTATTGTGATCCCGAAAAGCAGGACAAATGAGGTGAAGAGCTTGGCGGATTTAAGCGGAAAAACCATCGCTATGCAGGAGGATTCCGTTGCCATGGACGTGCTGTCAAATGTCCGGCGCTCCGAATTCCAGCTGGCGCTTAATCAGTCAGAGGCTCTGCAATTTCTGTTTATGGAGCGGGCGGACGCTTTCTTCTCGAATAAGTGGACAGCTGAATATTATTTAAAGCAGGCAGGCAAAGAAGAGGACTATGTTATTTTAGACCATCTGGGACTGCCGGCAGAGTTTGCGGCGGCGGTAAAGCCGGAGAATAGGGAGTTTCTTTCCCTAGTGAACCGATCGCTGGAACGCATGAAGACCAATGGGAGGTATCAGACCCTATATGAGAAATGGTTCTCGCCTGCCCCCGATAAGAGGCTTGAAGAATTAAAAAATTGGGTCCTCTTTCTTCTAGTCATCAGCGGTCTGTCCTCTTCGTTTTTAATCCTTGCTTATTTATGGAATAAGCGCTTGAAGAAAGAAGTCCACAGGCGCACATCGGCGCTGGCAGAGGCGAATGAAAAGCTTGAAGTGCAGCGGCGCGCTGTTTCTGAAGCAAACGCTTTCAAAACGCAAATTATCAATCATATGTATTACGGGATTGTGACGTTCAATGAAGCGCTTCAGTTAACGAGCTTGAATGAGCGCGCGAAGGAAATGCTTGGTTTAACGGAGGAGGAGGCCAAAGCCGTGACGACGATCACACAGCATCCGCTCATCCGCCGTATTTATCACTTGTATGAGGAGCAAGCAAATGATAACAGACAGCTGTTTTCAAAGGAAATAGAAATAAAGCAAAATGGACAAAATCGTCTCATCTTATTCCGGCTTATTCCTCTTGATAAAGAGAAAGGGCAAAAAAATGGCTATTTACTCACGCTGGCCGATCGTTCAGAAGCAAAAATGCTGGAAGAAAAGCTGGCAACTCAGGAGAAAATGCGGGCGCTTGGCCAGCTCGTTGCCGGCGTAGCCCATGAAATCCGCAATCCATTGACCTCGATGAAAGTGTTTGTGGACCTCCTGCCTCGCAAATATGAGGATCCTGCTTTTCGGGAAGAATTGCTCAAGCATGTTCCCGAAGCCCTTTACCGGATGAACCGGATTGTAGAGCATTTATTGGATTATGCGCGCCCGAAATCCCCAAGAAAGAAACTGTTTGATGTTCAGCCTTTTATCCAGTCGCTCGAAGCCATTATTCAGCCGACACTTAGAAAGCAAGGTGTTCATCTGATAACGGAAATAGAACAGGGAATGAAGCTATACAGCGATCCCGATCAATTAAAGCAGGTGATGCTGAATTTGATGCTAAACGCTTTGGACGCCATGGAAGCAAGCCGGGAGAAGGTTCTGTCTATTCAAGCTAAAAGGCAAGGAAAGCAGGGAGTGATCCAAGTGACAGACACAGGCTGCGGTATGGATAATGCAGAAATACCCCAGATTCTGGAGCCGTTTTATACGACAAAAAGCCATGGGGTAGGGTTGGGACTGACTCTATGTTATCAATGGATGAAAGAGAATAATGGAGAGATGAATATTGAATCGCAAAAAGGCTGCGGAACAATATTTACTTTGATGCTGCCCGCAGATAAAGAAGGAGTAATGTAA
- a CDS encoding phosphatase PAP2 family protein has protein sequence MDTKLFRAIQCLSGRCFLIDQLMILLSKKARLAFFFLLLLKWLLSGPKRKTVYSALFSAGAAFMLDAAIRCFYFKPRPFMKHKVGILMPVKVNSSFPSKHTLLAFAVSTAVFLRDQAWGRILSFIAGITGLSRVWVGHHYPSDIVFSAMIGTATGFIVHQSCSYQHNEETDS, from the coding sequence ATGGATACTAAGCTATTTCGAGCTATACAATGTTTATCGGGCCGCTGCTTTCTCATTGATCAGCTGATGATTCTTCTTTCGAAAAAAGCCCGCCTGGCCTTTTTTTTCCTATTGCTTCTCAAATGGCTGCTCAGCGGGCCGAAAAGAAAGACCGTCTATTCTGCTCTTTTTTCTGCCGGAGCGGCTTTCATGCTGGATGCCGCCATCCGATGCTTTTATTTTAAGCCGCGGCCATTTATGAAGCATAAAGTAGGCATCTTAATGCCCGTCAAGGTGAATTCCTCCTTTCCGAGCAAACATACATTGCTGGCCTTCGCCGTATCAACGGCTGTATTTCTGCGTGATCAGGCATGGGGAAGGATCCTGTCATTCATCGCAGGAATCACAGGCCTTTCGCGCGTTTGGGTAGGGCATCATTATCCGTCTGATATCGTTTTCAGCGCGATGATCGGCACCGCTACTGGCTTTATCGTTCACCAAAGCTGCTCCTATCAGCATAACGAAGAGACGGATTCTTAA
- a CDS encoding TAXI family TRAP transporter solute-binding subunit, translating into MKKYTGFSFMLSALLVFAAACGNSAATGDKSESVTNMRGEAAGELADQPVTILTGGTSGIYFQLGNALAKLYGEKLGAQASAQTTGASAENTAKLSRHKAEIGFAMADTVADAYNGAGNFVKSGALSNVRAIASLYPNYMQIVALKKANIRTLKDLKGKDVAVGALGSGTEIMAKRILQEVGISYEDINADFLSFSEGIEGIKNGTTDVAFLSSGYPNSGIMELAAMDDVEIISIPEELTRKLQHKYPSFEVGEIPANTYKGVKEERETVRVSNLLITHKEVPEAEVYLLTKIMFEHIEDLRNAHSSAKQIKLEKAADKLPLPLHPGAEKYYKEKGLIE; encoded by the coding sequence TTGAAAAAATACACAGGATTTTCCTTTATGTTATCTGCATTGCTTGTTTTTGCCGCTGCATGCGGGAACTCGGCGGCGACTGGCGACAAAAGTGAAAGCGTTACCAATATGAGAGGGGAAGCTGCGGGTGAACTGGCCGATCAGCCGGTCACAATATTAACAGGCGGGACATCAGGCATTTACTTTCAGCTGGGGAATGCGCTGGCCAAGCTGTATGGGGAGAAGCTTGGCGCACAGGCAAGTGCTCAAACGACGGGCGCCTCTGCGGAAAACACGGCGAAGCTTTCACGCCATAAAGCGGAAATTGGCTTTGCAATGGCCGATACGGTCGCTGATGCTTACAACGGAGCAGGAAATTTTGTTAAATCTGGAGCGCTGTCTAATGTAAGAGCCATCGCTTCCCTGTATCCAAACTACATGCAAATCGTTGCTCTGAAAAAAGCGAATATACGCACATTAAAGGACTTGAAAGGAAAGGATGTAGCGGTGGGCGCGCTTGGAAGCGGAACAGAAATTATGGCTAAGCGCATATTGCAGGAAGTTGGGATCTCCTACGAAGATATCAACGCTGATTTCCTGTCCTTTTCAGAAGGAATTGAAGGAATCAAGAACGGTACGACAGATGTTGCCTTTTTATCTTCTGGTTATCCGAATTCTGGCATTATGGAACTGGCCGCAATGGATGATGTGGAAATCATTTCGATACCCGAAGAGCTCACGAGGAAGCTGCAGCACAAATATCCCTCCTTTGAAGTAGGGGAGATTCCAGCCAACACCTACAAGGGAGTTAAAGAAGAACGGGAAACGGTTAGGGTCAGCAATTTGCTGATTACCCATAAAGAAGTTCCAGAAGCGGAAGTGTATCTGTTAACGAAAATCATGTTCGAACATATAGAGGATCTGCGCAATGCCCATAGTTCAGCTAAGCAAATCAAGCTGGAAAAAGCAGCGGACAAACTGCCGCTGCCGCTTCATCCGGGAGCGGAGAAATATTATAAAGAAAAAGGGCTTATTGAATAG
- a CDS encoding glycine-rich domain-containing protein has protein sequence MIYLFILASLTVVLLVLLKPQRRKRKLRLKKIRIPLLLDYQLDEAKPLIEKLENSLPPSYMEKVKERVLTHHPHWTDHDFEWRLFELKRYFILSKIVKSVPMFSDEVDEIWHEMLMFTKEYEAFSKKFYGSFLHHTPTAEVKPIPFERAFFDWMYLQLFQPSSNSRLLWGSFLKHPLKKELLEEFISQSPSSLIQRYFRKDDEAASIQYQIIERLKADLKQAESWYRSRERNFADRSSATEDHTHLLTAMVFFSLYMPESYSEEMDELISEEENANGGVSGSSGSGFSCSSDNDSSCSSAGCSSSSCGGGCGSS, from the coding sequence TTGATTTATTTATTCATTTTGGCATCACTGACAGTTGTTTTATTGGTTCTATTAAAGCCGCAAAGGAGAAAGAGGAAGCTGAGGTTAAAGAAAATCCGCATTCCGCTGCTTCTTGATTATCAGCTTGATGAGGCAAAGCCGCTCATCGAGAAGCTAGAAAATTCTTTGCCGCCATCCTATATGGAAAAAGTAAAAGAGCGCGTGCTCACTCATCATCCCCATTGGACCGATCATGATTTTGAGTGGCGGTTGTTCGAATTAAAAAGGTACTTTATTTTATCTAAAATCGTAAAATCCGTGCCTATGTTTAGTGACGAAGTGGATGAAATTTGGCATGAAATGCTCATGTTTACAAAAGAATATGAGGCTTTTTCTAAAAAGTTTTACGGCAGCTTTCTGCACCACACTCCCACTGCAGAGGTGAAGCCGATTCCGTTTGAACGGGCGTTTTTTGATTGGATGTATTTGCAATTATTCCAGCCGTCCTCCAATAGCCGTTTATTATGGGGATCTTTCTTGAAGCATCCGCTCAAGAAAGAACTACTGGAGGAATTCATCAGTCAATCTCCTTCATCGCTAATTCAAAGATATTTTAGAAAAGATGACGAGGCAGCGAGCATTCAATACCAAATCATTGAACGGCTGAAAGCTGACTTAAAGCAGGCGGAGAGCTGGTACCGAAGTAGAGAGAGAAATTTTGCAGATAGAAGCAGCGCAACCGAAGATCACACACATCTATTAACAGCGATGGTATTCTTTTCTCTCTATATGCCTGAAAGTTACAGTGAAGAAATGGATGAATTAATTTCAGAGGAAGAAAATGCGAACGGAGGAGTGTCCGGCAGCTCCGGTTCCGGCTTTTCGTGCAGCAGCGATAACGATTCGTCCTGTTCTTCTGCCGGATGCTCCTCCTCGAGCTGCGGAGGCGGGTGCGGGAGCAGCTGA
- a CDS encoding sigma-54-dependent transcriptional regulator: MKPAILILDDEPAIGSSLRFALEHQYSVTVCTDVQKAYDHLRLRPAEIVLLDWRLGTADGLDVLLEVKKIQPAAQVIMMTAYGTIESSVEAMKRGAYHYITKPLDIEELEVLLEKALEHQALHNQIRELSRTIEKMQGYDQMIGESPAMRNIFSFIERVKDIDSSVLIYGESGTGKELVARAIHRQGKRKDGPFISVNCAAIPEALLESELFGYEKGAFTGAVRSQIGKVAAAHGGTLFLDEIGEMPQALQAKLLRVFQEKEVTPLGAAKARKVDIRIISATNRDLPKMVEEGLFREDLYFRLNVIPVKLPRLHERKEDIPLLIQHFLKKCAEEMQRPLPALSQEAYDKLLSYDYPGNIRQLANILEYAVAMAKEHIIVPEDLPVSVQGENKRQPFRFKETNQEEVIAVPMNTTMKKAEKIIIQAVLAHCGGNRRQTAHTLGISERNLRNKLQIYRQEREETE; this comes from the coding sequence ATGAAGCCAGCTATATTGATCCTTGATGACGAACCGGCTATTGGTTCTTCCCTGCGTTTTGCTCTTGAACATCAATACAGCGTCACGGTTTGTACGGATGTGCAAAAGGCGTATGACCATTTGCGCCTGCGGCCAGCTGAGATCGTCCTGTTGGATTGGCGGCTCGGAACAGCGGACGGATTAGACGTGCTGCTGGAAGTGAAAAAAATTCAGCCGGCGGCGCAAGTGATCATGATGACAGCATACGGCACAATTGAATCCTCAGTCGAAGCGATGAAGCGGGGAGCGTATCATTATATTACGAAGCCGCTCGATATTGAAGAATTGGAAGTATTGCTGGAGAAAGCACTAGAGCATCAAGCTCTTCATAATCAAATCCGTGAGTTAAGCCGAACGATTGAGAAAATGCAAGGATACGATCAGATGATTGGGGAAAGTCCGGCTATGAGAAACATCTTTTCTTTCATTGAGCGGGTAAAAGACATCGATTCAAGTGTGCTTATTTACGGTGAAAGCGGGACAGGAAAGGAATTGGTGGCCAGAGCGATTCACCGTCAAGGCAAGAGAAAGGATGGGCCGTTTATCTCTGTAAATTGCGCGGCGATTCCAGAAGCATTGCTTGAAAGTGAATTATTCGGCTACGAGAAAGGAGCCTTTACAGGTGCTGTCCGCAGTCAGATTGGGAAGGTGGCGGCGGCGCATGGCGGCACGCTATTTTTGGATGAAATCGGTGAAATGCCGCAAGCCCTGCAGGCTAAGCTGCTGCGTGTGTTTCAGGAAAAGGAGGTCACTCCGCTCGGTGCCGCTAAGGCAAGGAAAGTGGATATTCGCATTATCAGCGCGACCAATCGCGATTTGCCAAAAATGGTGGAGGAAGGCCTTTTTCGTGAAGACTTATATTTTCGGCTGAATGTAATCCCGGTTAAACTGCCGCGGTTGCATGAGCGCAAAGAGGACATCCCTTTATTGATACAGCACTTCTTGAAAAAGTGTGCCGAAGAAATGCAGCGCCCTCTCCCAGCCCTGTCGCAAGAAGCTTATGATAAGCTGCTTTCTTATGATTATCCGGGAAATATTAGACAACTGGCTAATATTCTTGAATATGCGGTAGCGATGGCAAAAGAGCACATCATTGTTCCGGAGGACTTGCCTGTGAGCGTCCAAGGAGAAAATAAACGCCAGCCGTTCCGTTTTAAAGAGACGAACCAGGAAGAAGTTATTGCGGTCCCGATGAATACCACAATGAAAAAAGCAGAGAAGATCATTATTCAAGCGGTGCTGGCGCATTGCGGAGGTAATCGTCGGCAGACAGCGCACACTCTGGGAATTAGTGAACGAAATCTCCGCAATAAATTGCAGATTTACCGTCAAGAGCGTGAGGAGACAGAATAA
- a CDS encoding uracil-DNA glycosylase encodes MRIPKRLAELGKKRIAPFPVEGFVYGEGPQQCKMMLVGEAPGETEIHNGIPFSGRAGKELMNFLKRAGVSREEVYITSAVRSRPYRWGEKKTRTGDMVRRKYNRPPTAKEILAHAPLLDYEIKHVQAPIIVTLGNVGLRRLAGPDKKVSEVHGRFIKQPVRCLKDPEGTSFTWTEKDYVIFPTFHPAAIFYNRSLLDLIHQDMDKLKAFMREFAGE; translated from the coding sequence ATGCGAATACCAAAGCGGTTAGCAGAGCTAGGAAAAAAACGCATAGCTCCTTTTCCAGTGGAAGGATTCGTGTACGGCGAAGGCCCACAGCAGTGTAAAATGATGCTTGTGGGCGAAGCCCCCGGCGAAACAGAAATTCATAATGGCATCCCTTTCAGCGGAAGAGCGGGCAAGGAGCTGATGAATTTTTTGAAGAGGGCCGGCGTTTCCAGGGAAGAAGTCTATATTACGAGCGCTGTCAGAAGCCGGCCATACAGATGGGGGGAGAAAAAGACGAGAACGGGCGACATGGTGAGAAGAAAGTATAACCGCCCGCCAACAGCAAAAGAAATTCTCGCCCATGCTCCCCTGCTTGACTATGAAATTAAGCATGTCCAAGCGCCTATCATTGTGACTTTAGGCAATGTTGGACTCAGGAGATTAGCAGGTCCGGACAAAAAAGTTTCCGAAGTTCATGGCCGGTTTATTAAGCAGCCCGTTCGCTGTTTGAAGGATCCCGAGGGAACATCCTTTACCTGGACAGAAAAGGACTATGTAATCTTTCCAACCTTTCATCCGGCGGCTATTTTTTATAATCGGTCGCTGCTGGATCTGATTCATCAAGATATGGATAAGCTTAAGGCATTCATGCGGGAATTCGCCGGTGAATAA
- a CDS encoding TRAP transporter permease, with the protein MDNLQKTGQEEEILKKYDSESRFRHIDQGFWRWAVFILSVGLAGYHLYTAYFGPLDALRHRSLHTAVIAALVFILYPAFYNKKSNKVTIADMLWGLAALSTGGYMILDYQGIAERMSIYMPSGTDIAFGLLTILVVIEGGRRVAGNALTILSVLFLIYAFFGHLFPDLLRHSGKDLEDIVTYMYLSTEGIYGIAISVSASYIILFILFGAFLNKSGMGKFFTDISLSVAGHTSGGPAKVSVISSGLLGSINGSALANVVTTGAFTIPLMKRVGYKPEFAGAVEATASVGGQIIPPVMGATAFIMAETLGMPYSQIALAAILPAFLYYLGIILIVHFRAKKLGLQGMSKEELPNMRQVLKSGGHLLIPIIVLIGLLMAGKTPLYAAFYAIVLSVVVSWFNKDTRMGIKEILAAMEEGVRAALGVAMSCAMVGLIVGVSTLTGLGPKLTQSILVLGQGEMLLTLFFTMIACIIMGMGLPSIPTYIITATMAAPALLELGVAPFVTHMFVFYFGILANVTPPVALAAFAGAGIAGASPNKTGFEALRLALSGFIIPYIFVFSPVLLMQDVASPWQVVWVTITAVIGILGLSVAVERYFITGVPLPLAALSLAGSITLIIPGLWTDIIGFALLAIVFAQQFFSRSKGQPTLPDSKVV; encoded by the coding sequence ATGGACAATTTGCAGAAAACCGGACAGGAAGAGGAAATTCTAAAAAAATATGATAGTGAATCACGTTTTCGCCATATCGATCAAGGATTTTGGCGGTGGGCTGTATTTATTTTAAGTGTCGGCTTGGCCGGCTATCATTTATACACCGCCTATTTTGGTCCGCTCGATGCCCTGCGTCACCGTTCTTTGCATACGGCGGTCATCGCGGCGCTTGTATTTATTTTATATCCTGCTTTTTATAATAAAAAGTCGAATAAAGTGACTATAGCTGATATGCTGTGGGGGCTGGCTGCCCTTTCTACAGGGGGCTATATGATTTTGGATTATCAAGGGATAGCTGAAAGAATGTCGATTTACATGCCTAGCGGTACGGATATTGCTTTTGGTCTCTTGACAATTCTGGTCGTTATAGAAGGAGGCCGCCGGGTTGCCGGGAACGCGCTGACGATTTTGTCTGTTTTGTTCCTTATTTACGCTTTCTTCGGTCATTTATTTCCGGATTTATTAAGGCATTCTGGCAAAGATTTGGAAGATATCGTTACTTATATGTATTTGTCAACAGAGGGAATCTACGGGATTGCCATTTCAGTATCGGCATCTTACATCATTCTCTTTATCCTTTTTGGAGCGTTCCTGAATAAATCGGGAATGGGAAAATTCTTTACCGATATTTCTCTCAGTGTAGCCGGGCATACATCCGGAGGGCCGGCGAAAGTATCCGTCATTTCCAGCGGTCTTCTAGGCTCTATTAATGGGAGCGCCTTGGCCAATGTTGTAACGACCGGTGCTTTTACGATCCCGCTGATGAAACGAGTCGGCTATAAGCCGGAGTTTGCGGGCGCTGTAGAGGCGACAGCTTCTGTCGGCGGTCAAATTATTCCGCCGGTTATGGGGGCAACAGCGTTCATTATGGCTGAAACGTTGGGGATGCCTTACAGTCAAATTGCGCTGGCCGCCATTCTGCCAGCTTTTCTTTACTACCTCGGCATTATTTTAATCGTTCATTTCCGAGCGAAGAAATTAGGGCTTCAAGGGATGTCGAAAGAAGAACTGCCAAACATGCGGCAAGTGCTGAAAAGCGGCGGACACTTATTAATTCCGATCATTGTGTTAATCGGGTTGTTAATGGCTGGGAAAACGCCGCTTTACGCTGCTTTTTATGCGATTGTTCTTTCCGTCGTCGTCAGCTGGTTCAATAAAGACACCCGGATGGGAATTAAGGAGATTCTGGCGGCGATGGAGGAAGGGGTTCGCGCAGCTCTTGGCGTCGCCATGTCCTGTGCCATGGTCGGTTTGATTGTCGGAGTTAGCACATTGACAGGCCTTGGTCCAAAGCTGACTCAGTCCATTCTCGTACTTGGACAGGGGGAAATGCTGCTGACGCTGTTCTTCACGATGATCGCTTGCATTATTATGGGAATGGGTCTGCCGTCAATCCCTACGTATATTATTACAGCAACGATGGCGGCTCCCGCTTTGCTGGAGCTTGGTGTGGCGCCGTTTGTTACGCATATGTTTGTTTTTTATTTCGGCATTCTAGCTAACGTGACACCTCCTGTCGCATTAGCAGCCTTTGCCGGAGCGGGGATAGCAGGAGCCAGTCCTAATAAAACAGGATTTGAAGCGTTAAGATTGGCATTGTCAGGCTTTATCATTCCATATATCTTTGTTTTCTCTCCTGTCCTGCTTATGCAGGATGTCGCCAGTCCATGGCAGGTCGTTTGGGTTACCATTACGGCCGTCATTGGCATACTTGGATTAAGTGTGGCGGTGGAAAGATATTTTATCACCGGCGTGCCGCTTCCGCTTGCCGCTCTCAGTCTTGCGGGGTCGATTACGTTAATTATTCCAGGCTTATGGACGGATATCATTGGCTTTGCTCTGCTGGCTATTGTCTTCGCTCAGCAATTCTTCTCACGTTCTAAAGGGCAGCCAACGCTGCCGGATTCGAAGGTCGTTTAA
- a CDS encoding MFS transporter has product MAQIQSKETDRPAKRPALGLFFSLPVLSWALYDFANTIFSSNIITIFFPFYLQEAVGGNEQMDQIASTLISYANATSSLLLVLFSPLFGVMIDQTGRKKRYIIPFTFICVLCTIGMGLLAPASFQTRLFGLPAAFVLVILLFVIAKFFYQSSLIFYDAMLSDLGTKEEIPLLSGFGVAVGYIGTLVGLAVYPLIGDGNFHRAFIPTAILFLLFSLPLMLTGRERKLQPAAKRYSFFSGYKEIYATFKEMKQHQAVFLFMIVYFFINDAIATAIAMMAVYAKAIVGFSSGEFILLYLISTIASIIGSFIFGYVTKTVGAKKAVMLVGQLLIFALFIGTFAINSAMFWVTGSLFGVALGAVWVTSRTLIIELTPEHKRGQFFGLFAFSGKVSAIVGPLVYGTITLLLADYGDIASRAALGSLMILVACGLLIHRRIPA; this is encoded by the coding sequence ATGGCACAAATTCAAAGTAAAGAGACCGATAGACCAGCAAAGCGGCCAGCGTTAGGATTGTTCTTTTCTCTGCCTGTTTTGTCTTGGGCTTTGTATGACTTCGCGAATACGATCTTTTCTTCCAATATTATTACGATCTTTTTCCCCTTCTATCTTCAGGAGGCCGTGGGAGGAAATGAGCAAATGGATCAGATCGCCAGCACGCTGATTTCCTATGCCAACGCTACATCGAGCCTGCTGCTCGTTCTGTTTTCTCCGCTGTTTGGAGTGATGATTGACCAAACCGGACGGAAGAAGCGCTATATCATTCCCTTTACTTTCATCTGTGTCCTGTGCACAATCGGAATGGGTCTCTTAGCCCCCGCTTCCTTCCAGACCCGTCTGTTCGGCCTTCCGGCAGCCTTTGTGCTGGTCATTCTCTTATTTGTGATTGCAAAGTTTTTTTATCAATCAAGCTTAATTTTTTATGATGCGATGCTCTCGGATTTAGGTACAAAAGAAGAGATCCCTCTCTTGTCCGGATTTGGAGTCGCCGTGGGGTACATCGGCACACTAGTGGGTTTGGCTGTTTATCCGCTGATCGGTGACGGGAACTTTCACCGCGCTTTCATTCCTACAGCCATCTTGTTTCTGCTCTTTTCTTTGCCTTTAATGCTGACCGGGCGCGAAAGAAAGCTGCAACCCGCTGCCAAAAGATATTCCTTCTTCAGCGGATATAAAGAAATTTACGCCACATTTAAGGAAATGAAGCAGCATCAAGCCGTCTTTTTATTCATGATCGTCTATTTTTTCATTAACGATGCCATTGCCACAGCCATCGCCATGATGGCTGTGTATGCAAAAGCGATTGTCGGCTTCTCTTCCGGCGAGTTTATCTTGCTCTATCTAATATCGACGATAGCCAGCATTATCGGCTCCTTTATTTTCGGCTATGTGACGAAAACAGTCGGCGCCAAAAAAGCCGTGATGCTCGTGGGCCAGCTGTTGATCTTTGCTTTATTCATCGGCACGTTCGCTATAAACAGTGCGATGTTCTGGGTGACCGGCAGCTTGTTCGGTGTGGCTTTAGGTGCCGTTTGGGTCACTTCCAGAACCTTAATTATCGAGCTGACACCCGAACACAAACGGGGGCAATTTTTCGGACTCTTTGCCTTTTCCGGCAAAGTGTCGGCGATTGTCGGACCGCTCGTTTACGGAACGATCACGCTTCTTCTTGCTGATTACGGAGACATAGCCAGCCGGGCGGCTCTCGGATCCCTGATGATTTTAGTTGCTTGCGGTCTGCTTATTCACCGGCGAATTCCCGCATGA
- a CDS encoding DUF4064 domain-containing protein has protein sequence MKRTAEMILNVVGIIINIILIGVGAVIASMMNDQKTRQEFENLMAEDPQVAASGINVGEMVNLMEAIGWGFVAIVILSTVLSVIAAFALRRNRKPKLAGGLLIASALIVGLGTFLIGWLPALLFLIAGILCFVRRERKAY, from the coding sequence ATGAAACGAACTGCCGAAATGATTTTAAATGTCGTTGGAATCATTATTAATATCATCTTAATCGGTGTTGGAGCCGTTATTGCTTCTATGATGAATGATCAAAAGACTCGTCAAGAATTTGAGAACTTAATGGCCGAGGATCCGCAAGTTGCTGCGTCCGGTATTAATGTCGGTGAGATGGTGAATCTAATGGAAGCGATTGGCTGGGGATTTGTCGCCATTGTTATACTCAGCACTGTACTAAGTGTGATCGCCGCTTTTGCATTAAGACGGAACCGCAAGCCTAAGCTGGCTGGAGGATTACTGATTGCCAGCGCCCTTATTGTAGGGTTAGGAACGTTTTTAATCGGATGGCTTCCGGCGCTGCTGTTCTTAATTGCGGGCATACTTTGTTTTGTGCGCAGAGAGAGAAAAGCATACTAA